One genomic segment of Amycolatopsis granulosa includes these proteins:
- a CDS encoding polysaccharide deacetylase family protein, giving the protein MTGREVSRRGLLGLGLGAAVLAGCQAGSSPGSSGPSPGSPGSAPPTSTTTGAQAGPAQQLVRAESGRPEVALTFHGAGELSLTRRVLDVLAQHQAQVTVLAVGTWLASAPDGIRMVRDGGHEIGNHTWSHGDLAHMAPSPMRTEIERCRDELDRLTGGPGTFFRPSQGQYATPAELTEAGRAGYARVLSYDVDSLDWTDPAPERIRRAVAAARAGSVVSMHLGHPATAAALPGVLADLAGRGLRPVTATRLFT; this is encoded by the coding sequence ATGACCGGGCGGGAGGTCAGCAGGCGCGGCCTGCTCGGGCTGGGGCTCGGGGCCGCGGTCCTGGCGGGCTGCCAGGCCGGGTCGTCCCCGGGCAGCTCGGGACCGTCGCCGGGCAGCCCGGGGTCGGCGCCGCCGACGAGCACGACCACCGGCGCCCAGGCCGGGCCGGCCCAGCAGCTCGTCCGCGCGGAATCGGGGCGCCCGGAGGTCGCACTGACCTTCCACGGCGCGGGTGAGCTGTCCCTCACCCGCCGCGTGCTCGACGTCCTCGCCCAGCACCAGGCGCAGGTCACCGTGCTGGCGGTGGGCACCTGGCTGGCGAGCGCGCCCGACGGGATCCGCATGGTCCGCGACGGCGGGCACGAGATCGGCAACCACACCTGGAGCCACGGCGACCTGGCGCACATGGCGCCGAGCCCGATGCGGACCGAGATCGAGCGGTGCCGCGACGAACTGGACCGGCTGACCGGCGGGCCCGGCACGTTCTTCCGGCCGTCCCAGGGGCAGTACGCCACCCCGGCCGAGCTCACGGAGGCCGGCCGGGCGGGCTACGCGCGCGTGCTGTCCTACGACGTCGACTCGCTGGACTGGACCGACCCGGCGCCGGAACGGATCCGGCGCGCCGTGGCCGCCGCGCGGGCGGGCAGCGTGGTGAGCATGCACCTCGGGCACCCCGCGACGGCCGCCGCCCTGCCCGGGGTGCTCGCCGACCTCGCCGGCCGCGGCCTGCGACCCGTCACCGCCACCCGTCTCTTCACCTGA
- a CDS encoding YncE family protein, which translates to MPPVSDRHNVYADAGANMLSPAAQAGKPLVYVPHSRSGDVWVIDPATFAVVGHYPAGVEIQHVVPSYDMTTLYASDDKGNHLLPFDPRTGLPGAPIPVVDPYNLYFTPDGSFAVSVAEAHRELVWYDPHTWAQRDVTPVPGCAGIDHADFSPDGRTAVFTCEFAGAVAVVDVPSHHVLRVIPMPQRHTHMGPQDIKLAPDGSVYYVADVDGNGVWVLDGAATKVLRFIPTGRGAHGLYLSRDARQLYVTNRGEGSISVLDAYTGAPVTKWQLPGGGSPDMGNVTADGSQLWLSGRYDRTVYVVSTKDGSLLRKIPVGNEPHGLCVWPQPGRYSLGHTGITR; encoded by the coding sequence ATGCCCCCGGTATCCGACCGGCACAACGTCTACGCCGACGCGGGCGCGAACATGCTCTCGCCCGCCGCGCAGGCCGGCAAACCGCTGGTCTACGTGCCGCACAGCCGGTCGGGCGACGTGTGGGTGATCGACCCGGCCACGTTCGCCGTCGTCGGGCACTACCCCGCGGGGGTCGAGATCCAGCACGTCGTGCCCTCCTACGACATGACCACCCTGTACGCCAGCGACGACAAGGGCAACCACCTGCTGCCCTTCGACCCGCGGACCGGCCTGCCCGGCGCGCCCATCCCGGTGGTCGACCCGTACAACCTCTACTTCACCCCCGACGGCTCGTTCGCCGTCTCGGTCGCCGAGGCCCACCGCGAGCTCGTCTGGTACGACCCGCACACCTGGGCCCAGCGCGACGTGACCCCCGTGCCGGGCTGCGCGGGCATCGACCACGCTGACTTCTCCCCCGACGGCCGCACCGCGGTGTTCACCTGCGAATTCGCCGGTGCGGTCGCCGTCGTCGACGTGCCCTCGCACCACGTGCTGCGGGTGATCCCGATGCCGCAGCGGCACACCCACATGGGGCCGCAGGACATCAAGCTCGCGCCGGACGGCTCGGTGTACTACGTCGCCGACGTCGACGGCAACGGGGTGTGGGTGCTCGACGGCGCCGCCACCAAGGTCCTGCGCTTCATCCCCACCGGCAGGGGCGCGCACGGGCTCTACCTGTCCCGGGACGCGCGGCAGCTGTACGTCACCAACCGTGGTGAGGGCAGCATCAGCGTGCTCGACGCCTACACCGGCGCCCCCGTCACCAAGTGGCAGCTGCCCGGCGGCGGCAGCCCGGACATGGGCAACGTGACCGCCGACGGCAGCCAGCTGTGGTTGTCCGGCCGTTACGACCGCACCGTCTACGTGGTGTCCACGAAGGACGGATCACTGCTGCGGAAGATACCCGTCGGGAACGAACCGCACGGGTTGTGCGTGTGGCCGCAGCCGGGCCGCTACTCCCTGGGGCACACCGGAATCACCCGCTGA
- a CDS encoding serine protease, translated as MGTSWWRSPAVVVLVTTALIGTGAPATDVAVPVSTADVRDTTSTTAHGALPGAPVGALFTGGRHFCTASVVGSPGGDLVLTAAHCLPAGAPQDLYFAPGFHDGVAPFGMWQVTAVHVPAGWAAGADQDLDFAFLTVRQAGNPRPVQDLTGAETLGVDRGSTHDIVLTGYPDGADSPVICPGRTTRFGAHQQRVACPGFPDGTSGGPWLTAVDPATGNGTVVGVIGGYQQGGDTPDVSYSAAFDQDIQDTYDAAVR; from the coding sequence GTGGGAACCTCGTGGTGGCGCTCACCGGCCGTGGTCGTACTGGTGACCACGGCGCTGATCGGGACCGGTGCTCCGGCCACCGACGTGGCCGTCCCGGTGTCCACAGCGGACGTTCGTGACACGACGAGCACCACCGCGCACGGCGCGCTGCCCGGCGCCCCGGTCGGGGCCCTGTTCACCGGCGGCAGGCACTTCTGCACGGCGAGCGTGGTCGGCAGCCCGGGCGGTGATCTCGTGCTGACGGCCGCGCACTGCCTGCCGGCGGGGGCACCGCAGGACCTGTACTTCGCACCGGGCTTCCACGACGGTGTCGCGCCGTTCGGGATGTGGCAGGTCACCGCCGTGCACGTGCCGGCCGGGTGGGCGGCGGGCGCGGACCAGGACCTGGACTTCGCGTTCCTGACCGTGCGCCAGGCCGGAAACCCGCGTCCCGTGCAGGACCTGACCGGCGCGGAGACCCTCGGCGTGGACCGCGGGTCCACGCACGACATCGTGCTGACCGGGTATCCCGACGGCGCGGACTCGCCGGTGATCTGCCCGGGCCGCACGACGCGGTTCGGTGCGCACCAGCAGCGGGTCGCCTGCCCCGGCTTCCCGGACGGGACCAGCGGCGGCCCCTGGCTGACCGCGGTGGACCCGGCGACCGGGAACGGCACCGTGGTCGGCGTGATCGGCGGTTACCAGCAGGGCGGCGACACGCCCGACGTCTCCTACAGCGCCGCCTTCGACCAGGACATCCAGGACACCTACGACGCCGCGGTGCGATGA
- a CDS encoding RsbRD N-terminal domain-containing protein — protein sequence MAETNAERMRSRLREVVERWRHDLIESWVRQQRELMPPGPAADQQGLLAGTERVLTALLTALDSDRPLHRLPYEEPGLRAALIEFAGGRAHAGTSPGHTAMALLALKQAVVGVLRAHAETGPAEAAETMDIVVALNRCVDAAAILIMETYVQRRDELIEAHRQRVLELSVPLLTVGDGVVVLPLIGTLDAERAALAMETVLDVVHTRGVHTLIIDVTGASDVDDQVSGRLADIVAATRLMGARGIVCGIVPGMAQAMVAAGTRLAGIDTYADLSSALAPVLAGS from the coding sequence GTGGCCGAGACCAATGCGGAGCGAATGCGGAGCCGCCTGCGCGAGGTCGTCGAGCGGTGGCGGCACGACCTGATCGAGTCCTGGGTCCGCCAGCAGCGGGAGCTGATGCCCCCCGGCCCGGCCGCCGACCAGCAGGGCTTGCTGGCCGGGACCGAGCGGGTGCTCACCGCGCTGCTGACGGCGCTGGACAGCGATCGCCCGCTGCACCGCCTGCCCTACGAGGAGCCCGGGCTGCGCGCGGCGCTGATCGAGTTCGCCGGTGGCCGCGCGCACGCCGGCACGTCGCCCGGGCACACCGCGATGGCGTTGCTGGCGTTGAAGCAGGCGGTCGTCGGGGTGCTGCGCGCGCACGCCGAGACCGGTCCGGCGGAGGCGGCGGAGACCATGGACATCGTGGTGGCGCTCAACCGCTGCGTGGACGCCGCCGCGATCCTGATCATGGAGACCTACGTCCAGCGGCGCGACGAGCTGATCGAGGCGCACCGTCAGCGGGTGCTGGAGCTGTCCGTGCCGCTGCTCACCGTCGGGGACGGCGTGGTCGTGCTGCCGTTGATCGGCACGCTGGACGCGGAGCGCGCCGCGCTGGCCATGGAAACCGTGCTCGACGTGGTCCACACGCGTGGCGTGCACACGCTGATCATCGACGTGACCGGGGCGAGCGACGTCGACGACCAGGTGTCCGGGCGGCTGGCGGACATCGTCGCCGCGACCCGGCTGATGGGCGCGCGCGGCATCGTGTGCGGCATCGTGCCCGGCATGGCGCAGGCCATGGTGGCGGCCGGCACCCGGCTCGCGGGGATCGACACCTACGCCGACCTGTCCAGCGCGCTGGCCCCCGTCCTCGCCGGGTCCTGA
- a CDS encoding ABC transporter substrate-binding protein: MRIRRIAGLVAALTLAVAGTTACQDSRVATTGANGKPHITIMVGGLNKIIYLPATLTQQLGNFTAQGLDVELQDEQSGANAETALVAGQVQGVVGFYDHTIDLQAKGQCIQSVVQMANIPGEAEVVSTANADKITSAADFAGKKLGVTSLGSSTDFLTKALAAKAGVGADQYTPVKVGAGQTFIASLDNGGIDAGMTTDPTIASLTSTGKAKVLYDLRTVEGTKAALGGLYPATSLYLSCDFVQQNHDVVQKLANAFVATLKWISQHTPEEIAAKMPPSYGGGDPALYVKSVKDSIGMFNADGRMDPSGARNALEVLASFSTNVKPRKDSIDLSRTYTTEFVDAAGRG; this comes from the coding sequence ATGAGGATTCGCCGCATCGCCGGCCTCGTCGCCGCGCTCACCCTCGCCGTCGCCGGCACGACCGCCTGCCAGGACTCCCGGGTCGCCACCACGGGGGCGAACGGCAAGCCGCACATCACCATCATGGTCGGCGGGCTGAACAAGATCATCTACCTGCCCGCGACGCTCACCCAGCAGCTCGGCAACTTCACCGCCCAGGGCCTGGACGTGGAGCTGCAGGACGAGCAGTCCGGGGCCAACGCGGAGACCGCCCTGGTCGCCGGGCAGGTGCAGGGTGTGGTCGGGTTCTACGACCACACCATCGACCTGCAGGCCAAGGGCCAGTGCATCCAGAGCGTGGTGCAGATGGCCAACATCCCCGGTGAGGCCGAGGTGGTGAGCACCGCGAACGCGGACAAGATCACCAGCGCCGCGGACTTCGCGGGCAAGAAGCTCGGCGTCACCTCGCTGGGCTCGTCGACCGACTTCCTGACCAAGGCGCTGGCCGCCAAGGCCGGCGTGGGCGCGGACCAGTACACCCCGGTCAAGGTCGGCGCCGGGCAGACGTTCATCGCGAGCCTGGACAACGGCGGCATCGACGCCGGGATGACCACCGACCCGACGATCGCGTCGCTGACCAGCACCGGCAAGGCCAAGGTGCTCTACGACCTGCGCACCGTCGAGGGCACCAAGGCCGCGCTCGGCGGGCTCTACCCCGCCACGTCGCTGTACCTGAGCTGCGACTTCGTGCAGCAGAACCACGACGTGGTGCAGAAGCTCGCGAACGCCTTCGTCGCCACGCTGAAGTGGATCAGCCAGCACACGCCGGAGGAGATCGCGGCGAAGATGCCGCCGTCCTACGGCGGTGGTGACCCCGCGCTCTACGTCAAGTCGGTCAAGGACAGCATCGGGATGTTCAACGCCGACGGCAGGATGGACCCCTCCGGCGCGCGGAACGCGCTCGAGGTGCTCGCCTCGTTCTCGACCAACGTCAAGCCGCGCAAGGACTCCATCGACCTGTCCAGGACCTACACCACGGAGTTCGTGGACGCCGCCGGCCGGGGCTGA
- a CDS encoding ABC transporter permease, with product MSLDTAAVPVNVQPETEEMILARQRRAVFRRRRNTWLLRLAIVVAWLGSWELAATLWIDPFFYSKPSRIWERLVGWFTRGTDFGSIWYQLWVTVEEAVFGFALGAVAGVVLGVILGRSQYLADVLAPFIKAANAVPRIVLASLFVIWFGLGLASKVATVVVLVFFAVFFNAFTGAREVDRNLIDNARILGAGRLQVLRSIVLPSATSWILSSLHTAFGFALIGAVVGEYAGSKAGIGFLIANAQGTFDSAGIYAAMIIITVVALLAEWGIGHLENRLLRWRPSVSAGTTAAL from the coding sequence ATGTCGCTTGACACCGCCGCCGTGCCGGTGAACGTGCAGCCCGAGACCGAGGAGATGATCCTGGCCCGGCAGCGGCGGGCCGTGTTCCGCCGCCGCCGCAACACCTGGCTGCTGCGCCTGGCGATCGTGGTCGCGTGGCTGGGCAGCTGGGAGCTGGCTGCGACGCTGTGGATCGACCCGTTCTTCTATTCGAAGCCCTCCCGGATCTGGGAGCGGCTGGTCGGCTGGTTCACCCGCGGCACCGACTTCGGGTCCATCTGGTACCAGCTGTGGGTCACCGTGGAGGAGGCGGTGTTCGGGTTCGCGCTCGGCGCGGTCGCCGGTGTCGTGCTCGGCGTGATCCTCGGCCGCAGCCAGTACCTCGCCGACGTGCTGGCCCCGTTCATCAAGGCGGCCAACGCGGTGCCGCGGATCGTGCTCGCCTCGCTGTTCGTGATCTGGTTCGGGCTGGGCCTGGCCTCGAAGGTCGCCACCGTCGTCGTGCTGGTGTTCTTCGCGGTGTTCTTCAACGCCTTCACCGGCGCCCGGGAAGTGGACCGCAACCTGATCGACAACGCACGGATCCTCGGTGCCGGGCGGTTGCAGGTGCTGCGGTCGATCGTGCTGCCGAGTGCGACGTCGTGGATCCTGTCCTCGCTGCACACCGCGTTCGGGTTCGCCCTCATCGGCGCCGTGGTCGGGGAGTACGCCGGGTCCAAGGCCGGGATCGGTTTCCTGATCGCCAACGCGCAGGGCACGTTCGACTCCGCCGGCATCTACGCCGCGATGATCATCATCACCGTCGTCGCCCTCCTCGCCGAATGGGGCATCGGGCACCTGGAGAACCGGCTGCTGCGCTGGCGGCCGTCCGTGTCCGCCGGCACCACCGCCGCTCTGTGA
- a CDS encoding ABC transporter ATP-binding protein — protein MSPPLIELAGATKRFPSGSGSVHTAVRDLTLSVEAGEFVAVVGPTGCGKSTTLSLVSGLQPASAGEVRVDGEPVRSIPDGVGYMFQTDAVMPWRSVLDNVASGPRFRGAGKAEAREQAADWVRRVGLAGFEKYYPHQLSGGMRKRVALAQTLVTRPRILLMDEPFSALDVQTRALMQDELLRLWSGTGAAVVFVTHDLEEAIALADKVVVLTTSPATVKDVFVVDLPRPREVEELRITEDFLRIYREVWESLRVEVAKARGGNTDVA, from the coding sequence ATGTCCCCACCCCTGATCGAGCTGGCCGGTGCCACCAAGCGGTTCCCGAGCGGGAGCGGCTCGGTGCACACCGCGGTCCGCGATCTGACGCTGAGCGTCGAGGCGGGCGAGTTCGTCGCCGTCGTCGGGCCCACCGGATGCGGCAAGTCCACGACGCTGTCCCTGGTCTCCGGCCTGCAGCCGGCCTCGGCCGGGGAGGTCCGCGTCGACGGCGAACCGGTGCGGTCCATTCCGGACGGAGTGGGCTACATGTTCCAGACCGACGCCGTGATGCCGTGGCGCTCGGTCCTGGACAACGTCGCCTCGGGCCCGCGGTTCCGCGGCGCGGGCAAGGCGGAGGCGCGCGAGCAGGCCGCCGACTGGGTGCGGCGGGTCGGGCTCGCCGGGTTCGAGAAGTACTACCCGCACCAGCTCTCCGGCGGCATGCGCAAGCGCGTGGCGCTCGCGCAGACGCTGGTCACCCGGCCGCGGATCCTGCTGATGGACGAGCCGTTCTCGGCGCTGGACGTGCAGACCCGCGCGCTCATGCAGGACGAGCTGCTGCGGCTGTGGTCGGGCACCGGCGCGGCCGTCGTCTTCGTGACCCACGACCTCGAGGAGGCCATCGCGCTCGCCGACAAGGTCGTGGTGCTGACCACGAGCCCGGCCACCGTGAAGGACGTGTTCGTCGTGGATCTGCCGCGCCCGCGCGAGGTCGAGGAGCTGCGCATCACCGAGGACTTCCTGCGGATCTACCGCGAGGTCTGGGAGTCGCTGCGCGTCGAGGTCGCCAAGGCCCGGGGAGGGAACACCGATGTCGCTTGA
- a CDS encoding sensor histidine kinase, whose protein sequence is MDNGVFARLRFSRQILILQIAVVALVLVVGMALVSWLLWSTLRDQYGERALGIAHTVSVDPVVVAGAAARRPGGELEERVQAVTARTGALFVVITDDRGIRLAHPDPAQIGEPVSTDPSEALAGNDVVSEVQEGTLGVSVRSKTPIRGPGGRVVGEVSVGYRIGAATGDLVRLVLLSAAFAAGALALGAGASALLTRRLHRLTHGLEPRELTELLYEREAVLHGIGEGMLALDAKGRVSARNAEAERLLGRPLPVGAELSALDLSPRLRRAVAQSEPVDNLLAVAGDRVLVVNSRAVRRDDRDLGTVLTLRDRTDLDALTRELDAVRSLSDGLRAQRHEFRNRLHTLSGLLQLGHNGEAIEYLQTLTETAVAPGGLGDAVTDPYLRALVSAKIAQAREKDVELRLSDDSWVRGTVTDPSVANTVVGNLLDNAVHAARIGARRPATVEIALLQQGPDLHVSVVDSGAGVARTIRDTVFDEGVSTKLTPGHGLGLALARQAARARGGDVWLADPGGEHRGALFVAALPGLLSEEEHP, encoded by the coding sequence ATGGACAACGGCGTCTTCGCCCGGCTGCGGTTCTCCCGCCAGATCCTGATCTTGCAGATCGCGGTGGTCGCGCTGGTGCTCGTCGTCGGCATGGCCCTGGTGAGCTGGTTGCTGTGGAGCACGCTGCGTGACCAGTACGGCGAGCGTGCCCTGGGCATCGCCCACACGGTGTCCGTCGATCCGGTGGTGGTCGCCGGCGCCGCGGCTCGCCGTCCGGGTGGCGAGCTCGAGGAGCGGGTGCAGGCGGTCACCGCCCGGACCGGTGCGCTGTTCGTGGTCATCACCGACGACCGGGGCATCCGGCTGGCCCATCCCGACCCGGCGCAGATCGGCGAGCCGGTGAGCACCGACCCGTCGGAGGCGCTGGCGGGCAACGACGTGGTCAGCGAGGTCCAGGAGGGCACGCTGGGCGTTTCGGTGCGGAGCAAGACGCCGATCCGCGGGCCCGGGGGCCGGGTGGTCGGTGAGGTCAGCGTCGGCTACCGGATCGGCGCGGCCACCGGCGATCTGGTCCGGCTGGTCCTGCTCAGCGCCGCCTTCGCGGCCGGCGCGCTGGCGCTGGGCGCGGGCGCGTCGGCGCTGCTGACCCGGCGGCTGCACCGGCTGACGCACGGACTGGAACCGCGGGAGCTGACGGAACTGCTCTACGAACGGGAGGCGGTGCTGCACGGGATCGGCGAGGGCATGCTCGCGCTCGACGCGAAGGGGCGCGTCTCGGCGCGGAACGCGGAAGCCGAGCGCCTGCTGGGGCGGCCGTTGCCGGTGGGCGCCGAACTGTCCGCATTGGACCTCTCGCCGCGGTTGCGCCGCGCGGTGGCGCAAAGCGAACCGGTGGACAACCTGCTCGCCGTCGCGGGCGACCGGGTCCTGGTGGTCAACTCGCGTGCGGTGCGCCGCGACGACCGTGACCTCGGCACCGTGCTGACCCTGCGGGACCGGACCGACCTCGACGCCCTGACCAGGGAGCTGGACGCGGTGCGGTCGTTGTCCGACGGGCTGCGCGCGCAGCGGCACGAGTTCCGCAACCGCCTGCACACCCTGTCCGGGCTGCTCCAGCTGGGCCACAACGGCGAAGCCATCGAATACCTGCAGACGCTGACCGAGACGGCGGTCGCGCCGGGCGGCCTGGGCGACGCGGTGACCGACCCCTATCTGCGTGCCCTGGTGTCGGCGAAGATCGCGCAGGCGCGGGAGAAGGACGTGGAGCTGCGGCTGTCCGACGATTCCTGGGTGCGCGGCACGGTCACCGACCCCAGCGTCGCCAACACCGTCGTCGGCAACCTGCTCGACAACGCGGTGCATGCCGCCCGCATCGGTGCGCGCCGGCCGGCGACCGTGGAAATCGCCCTGCTGCAACAGGGTCCCGATCTGCACGTGTCCGTCGTGGACAGTGGGGCCGGGGTCGCCAGGACGATCCGGGACACCGTCTTCGACGAGGGCGTGTCGACGAAGCTGACCCCCGGGCACGGGCTCGGTCTGGCGCTGGCCCGCCAGGCCGCGCGGGCCCGCGGGGGCGACGTCTGGCTGGCCGACCCCGGCGGGGAGCACCGCGGCGCGCTGTTCGTCGCGGCCCTGCCGGGACTGCTCTCGGAGGAGGAACACCCGTGA
- a CDS encoding response regulator yields MIRTLIVDDDFRVAAVHAGFVAEVPGFAVAGTAHTAAEARARVRELAPDLVLLDVYLPDEPGLNLLGELHTDTIVLSAATDTRTISAAIRAGALNYLIKPFATGQFTERLTSYAHYRRLVTGDRNLGQEDVDKAFRLLHERDRTATPKGQSSATARLVAEQLRTAGRALSAAEVAAELGVARATAQRYLTALAQAGSVRMRLRYGATGRPEHEYLWRPGPGAPH; encoded by the coding sequence GTGATCCGCACGCTCATCGTCGACGACGACTTCCGGGTCGCCGCCGTGCACGCCGGTTTCGTGGCGGAAGTGCCCGGGTTCGCCGTCGCCGGCACCGCCCACACCGCCGCCGAAGCCCGGGCGCGGGTGCGGGAGCTCGCCCCCGACCTGGTGCTGCTCGACGTGTACCTGCCCGACGAGCCGGGCCTGAACCTGCTGGGCGAACTGCACACGGACACCATCGTCCTGTCCGCGGCCACCGACACCCGCACCATCAGCGCGGCGATCCGCGCCGGTGCGCTGAACTACCTGATCAAACCGTTCGCCACCGGGCAGTTCACCGAACGGCTGACCAGCTACGCGCACTACCGGCGGCTCGTGACCGGGGACCGCAACCTGGGCCAGGAAGACGTCGACAAGGCGTTCCGCCTGCTGCACGAGCGGGACCGCACGGCCACACCCAAGGGTCAGTCCAGCGCGACCGCGCGTCTGGTGGCCGAGCAGCTGCGCACCGCGGGCCGCGCGTTGTCGGCCGCCGAGGTGGCCGCGGAACTGGGCGTCGCGCGGGCCACCGCGCAGCGGTACCTGACCGCGCTGGCCCAGGCGGGCTCGGTCCGGATGCGCCTGCGGTACGGGGCGACGGGCCGCCCCGAGCACGAGTACCTGTGGCGCCCGGGACCCGGCGCGCCGCACTGA
- a CDS encoding PPOX class F420-dependent oxidoreductase has protein sequence MFTQAELDYLTAQPLGRLATVAPDGRVQNNPTNFFVDGGTIVIGGHALGASKKFRNVQSGSTVSFVVDDLATVDPWVPRGVEVRGTAVALTDQEPPLPYFSREVIRITPARIISWGLDGPRSSRAV, from the coding sequence GTGTTCACTCAAGCAGAACTGGATTACCTGACCGCCCAGCCCCTCGGCCGGCTCGCCACCGTCGCGCCGGACGGGCGGGTGCAGAACAACCCCACCAACTTCTTCGTCGACGGCGGCACGATCGTCATCGGCGGGCACGCGCTGGGCGCGTCCAAGAAGTTCCGGAACGTCCAGTCGGGCAGCACGGTGTCGTTCGTGGTGGACGACCTGGCCACGGTCGACCCCTGGGTGCCGCGGGGCGTCGAGGTCCGCGGCACCGCGGTGGCGCTGACCGACCAGGAGCCGCCGCTGCCGTACTTCTCGCGAGAGGTCATCCGCATCACCCCGGCCCGGATCATCTCCTGGGGACTGGACGGTCCCCGGTCCAGCCGCGCGGTGTGA
- a CDS encoding SRPBCC family protein gives MHTNQVLTETISIAASPGTVFDLVSDPRQLPRWAPGVARSVRPDGDDWVLSNGENEARITVRASREHGVVDLLSAQDRGQGVFTRVLPHGDGAEYQFTMFLPADAPDEAIAGQRAVVRGELDTVRALCEEHG, from the coding sequence ATGCATACTAATCAGGTACTGACCGAAACGATTTCCATCGCCGCCTCGCCCGGCACCGTGTTCGACCTCGTCTCCGACCCGCGCCAGCTGCCCCGGTGGGCACCCGGCGTGGCCCGGTCGGTCCGCCCGGACGGCGACGACTGGGTGCTCAGCAACGGCGAGAACGAGGCACGGATCACCGTCCGCGCCTCCCGCGAGCACGGGGTGGTCGACCTGCTCTCGGCCCAGGACCGCGGCCAGGGCGTGTTCACCCGGGTGCTGCCGCACGGCGACGGCGCCGAGTACCAGTTCACGATGTTCCTCCCCGCCGACGCGCCGGACGAGGCGATCGCCGGACAGCGGGCGGTGGTGCGCGGCGAGCTGGACACGGTCCGCGCCCTGTGCGAGGAACACGGCTGA
- a CDS encoding MarR family transcriptional regulator: MLIVVSLYDRRVADEDLGALFGRVVRRLMNAEQPVLREHGVSMWAYAALSSLAERPATSQVALAKAIGYDKTRLIALLDELAREGLVVREPDPADRRAHVVRLTPAGKARHAAIRAGIHAVETELLGPLSAAEQQAFRAMLARLASS; this comes from the coding sequence ATGCTTATCGTTGTGTCACTCTACGATCGTCGGGTGGCGGACGAGGACCTGGGCGCGCTGTTCGGGCGCGTGGTGCGGCGGTTGATGAACGCCGAGCAGCCGGTGCTGCGCGAGCACGGCGTGTCGATGTGGGCCTACGCGGCGCTGTCCAGCCTCGCCGAGCGGCCGGCCACCTCGCAGGTGGCGCTGGCCAAGGCCATCGGCTACGACAAGACCCGGCTGATCGCACTGCTCGACGAGCTCGCCCGGGAGGGCCTGGTGGTGCGGGAACCCGACCCGGCCGACCGCCGGGCCCACGTCGTCCGGCTGACCCCCGCCGGAAAGGCCCGGCACGCCGCGATCCGGGCCGGCATCCACGCGGTGGAGACCGAACTGCTCGGCCCGCTCAGCGCCGCCGAGCAACAGGCGTTCCGCGCCATGCTGGCGCGTCTCGCCTCGTCCTGA
- a CDS encoding TetR family transcriptional regulator, which translates to MATPARPRRRADAERSIARIVSAAREVLGRDPGASIDEIVTAAGVGRMTLYGHFPNRAALVEAALADAIREGEEVLAAVELGGDARAAMARLLAPSWSLVAESAKLLAAAEELLPAARIRELHGKSAVRVEDLIRRGQRQGVFRTDLPTDWLVNVVHYVLNGAAEESRAGRLPPGDAPAVVIATIESVLAPPH; encoded by the coding sequence GTGGCCACTCCCGCACGACCGCGCCGGCGCGCCGACGCCGAACGCAGCATCGCCCGCATCGTCTCCGCCGCCCGGGAGGTCCTCGGCCGTGATCCGGGCGCGAGCATCGACGAGATCGTGACGGCGGCCGGGGTCGGCCGGATGACGCTGTACGGGCACTTCCCCAACCGGGCCGCGCTGGTCGAGGCCGCGCTGGCCGACGCGATCCGGGAGGGCGAGGAGGTGCTGGCCGCGGTCGAGCTCGGCGGCGACGCACGCGCGGCGATGGCCCGGCTGCTGGCCCCCAGCTGGTCGCTGGTGGCCGAGTCGGCCAAGCTGCTGGCGGCGGCCGAGGAACTCCTGCCCGCGGCGCGGATCCGGGAGCTGCACGGGAAATCCGCCGTGCGTGTCGAGGACCTGATCCGCCGCGGGCAGCGGCAGGGCGTGTTCCGCACCGACCTGCCCACCGACTGGCTGGTGAACGTCGTGCACTACGTCCTCAACGGTGCGGCCGAGGAGAGCCGCGCCGGGCGCCTTCCTCCGGGCGATGCCCCGGCCGTGGTGATCGCGACGATCGAGTCGGTGCTGGCCCCGCCGCACTGA